From Pyxicephalus adspersus chromosome 7, UCB_Pads_2.0, whole genome shotgun sequence, a single genomic window includes:
- the SPP2 gene encoding secreted phosphoprotein 24 yields MCSVQYRGATPSSAWMKMILFGILLGIFPLCSGFPMLDARQEALNRALEASLDQLNSQSWGRNLLKLSRTGVTKIKPLLQMSNRRGDEEVFEVTLQFSVRETTCDKDTSDPSMCEFRDGPYMETPCGSQVLVSSEKALVVKAHCNLQSSSSSESNSSEETFMKFSSSSQGRIRSNSERFPSQWYPYGGRNQNINPRWEEEDKTLNPLLLE; encoded by the exons ATGTGCTCTGTACAGTACAGAGGTGCCACTCCGTCTTCTGCCTGGATGAAGATGATCCTGTTTGGCATTCTCCTGGGGATTTTTCCTCTTTGCTCAG GCTTTCCAATGCTTGATGCCAGACAAGAAGCACTTAACAGGGCATTAGAAGCATCTCTTGATCAGCTGAATAGTCAGTCCTGGGGAAGGAACCTATTAAAGCTGTCACGTACTGGTGTGACGAAAATAAAGCCTTTATTACAG ATGAGTAATCGAAGAGGTGATGAAGAAGTATTTGAAGTGACTTTACAATTTAGTGTGAGGGAAACCACCTGTGATAAGGATACTAGTGACCCTTCAATGTGTGAATTCAGGGATGGACCATACATG GAAACACCTTGTGGAAGTCAGGTATTGGTATCTAGTGAAAAAGCTTTAGTTGTAAAAGCCCATTGCAACCTCCAATCCTCCAGCTCATCTGAATCTAACAGCAGTGAAGAA ACATTTATGAAATTTTCCAGCTCATCCCAAGGAAGGATAAGGAGTAATTCAG AGAGGTTTCCATCCCAATGGTATCCATATGGAGGAAGAAATCAGAATATAAACCCACGTTGGGAAGAAGAAGATAAGACTTTGAACCCTCTTCTTTTGGAATAA